A DNA window from Salvelinus fontinalis isolate EN_2023a chromosome 28, ASM2944872v1, whole genome shotgun sequence contains the following coding sequences:
- the LOC129825950 gene encoding AP-3 complex subunit sigma-1 isoform X2 — translation MIKAILIFNNHGKPRLSKFYEHYSEDTEQQIIRETFHLVSKRDENVCNFLEGGMLIGGSENKLIYRHYATLYFVFCVDSSESELGILDLIQVFVETLDKCFENVCELDLIFHVDKVHNILAEMVMGGMVLETNMNEIITQVDAQNKMEKSEAGIAGAPARAVSAVKNMNLPEMPRNINIGDISIKVPNLPSFK, via the exons ATGATTAAAGCCATACTAATATTCAACAACCATGGAAAACCTCGGCTTTCTAAATTCTACGAGCATTAC AGTGAAGACACAGAACAACAAATCATCAGAGAAACATTTCATCTGGTATCCAAAAGGGATGAGAACGTCTGCAATTTCCTAGAAGGTGGAAT GTTGATCGGCGGGTCAGAGAACAAGCTCATCTACAGACACTATGCTACGCTCTACTTCGTATTCTGCGTCGATTCCTCGGAGAGTGAGCTTGGCATCCTTGACCTTATCCAG GTGTTTGTGGAAACCCTGGACAAATGCTTTGAGAATGTTTGTGAACTTGACTTAATTTTCCACGTGGACAAG GTACACAATATACTGGCAGAGATGGTGATGGGAGGAATGGTGCTCGAGACCAACATGAATGAGATCATCACGCAGGTGGACGCCCAAAACAAAATGGAGAAATCGGAG gCTGGTATTGCAGGTGCACCTGCTCGTGCCGTATCTGCCGTAAAGAACATGAACCTTCCCGAAATGCCCAGAAACATCAACATTGGAGACATCAGCATAAAAGTGCCAAACTTACCTTCCTTCAAATAG
- the LOC129825950 gene encoding AP-3 complex subunit sigma-1 isoform X4, protein MIKAILIFNNHGKPRLSKFYEHYSEDTEQQIIRETFHLVSKRDENVCNFLEGGMLIGGSENKLIYRHYATLYFVFCVDSSESELGILDLIQVFVETLDKCFENVCELDLIFHVDKVHNILAEMVMGGMVLETNMNEIITQVDAQNKMEKSETFIFQSPRQDR, encoded by the exons ATGATTAAAGCCATACTAATATTCAACAACCATGGAAAACCTCGGCTTTCTAAATTCTACGAGCATTAC AGTGAAGACACAGAACAACAAATCATCAGAGAAACATTTCATCTGGTATCCAAAAGGGATGAGAACGTCTGCAATTTCCTAGAAGGTGGAAT GTTGATCGGCGGGTCAGAGAACAAGCTCATCTACAGACACTATGCTACGCTCTACTTCGTATTCTGCGTCGATTCCTCGGAGAGTGAGCTTGGCATCCTTGACCTTATCCAG GTGTTTGTGGAAACCCTGGACAAATGCTTTGAGAATGTTTGTGAACTTGACTTAATTTTCCACGTGGACAAG GTACACAATATACTGGCAGAGATGGTGATGGGAGGAATGGTGCTCGAGACCAACATGAATGAGATCATCACGCAGGTGGACGCCCAAAACAAAATGGAGAAATCGGAG ACATTTATCTTTCAGTCTCCCAGACAGGACAGGTAG
- the LOC129825950 gene encoding AP-3 complex subunit sigma-1 isoform X3, translating into MIKAILIFNNHGKPRLSKFYEHYSEDTEQQIIRETFHLVSKRDENVCNFLEGGMLIGGSENKLIYRHYATLYFVFCVDSSESELGILDLIQVFVETLDKCFENVCELDLIFHVDKVHNILAEMVMGGMVLETNMNEIITQVDAQNKMEKSEFFPFFSLYRHLSFSLPDRTGRHRLVLQVHLLVPYLP; encoded by the exons ATGATTAAAGCCATACTAATATTCAACAACCATGGAAAACCTCGGCTTTCTAAATTCTACGAGCATTAC AGTGAAGACACAGAACAACAAATCATCAGAGAAACATTTCATCTGGTATCCAAAAGGGATGAGAACGTCTGCAATTTCCTAGAAGGTGGAAT GTTGATCGGCGGGTCAGAGAACAAGCTCATCTACAGACACTATGCTACGCTCTACTTCGTATTCTGCGTCGATTCCTCGGAGAGTGAGCTTGGCATCCTTGACCTTATCCAG GTGTTTGTGGAAACCCTGGACAAATGCTTTGAGAATGTTTGTGAACTTGACTTAATTTTCCACGTGGACAAG GTACACAATATACTGGCAGAGATGGTGATGGGAGGAATGGTGCTCGAGACCAACATGAATGAGATCATCACGCAGGTGGACGCCCAAAACAAAATGGAGAAATCGGAG TTCTTTCCATTCTTCTCTCTTTACAGACATTTATCTTTCAGTCTCCCAGACAGGACAGGTAGACACAG gCTGGTATTGCAGGTGCACCTGCTCGTGCCGTATCTGCCGTAA
- the LOC129825951 gene encoding cysteine dioxygenase type 1-like yields MEQTEVMKPETLDDLIKVLHKIFESDNINVEEVQNIMEAYDSNPQEWMKFAKFDQFRYTRNLVDEGNGKFNLMILCWGEGHGSSIHDHTDSHCFMKLLQGQLKETLFEWPDKKTCNMVQKSQRILQTNQCAYINDSFGLHRVENASHTECSASLHLYSPPFKTCQTFDQRTGHKNTVKMTFWSKFGERTPFETTVSQENN; encoded by the exons ATGGAGCAAACCGAAGTGATGAAACCAGAAACTCTTGATGATCTAATCAAAGTTTTGCATAAAATCTTTGAAAGTGACAATATCAATGTGGAGGAGGTGCAAAATATAATGGAAGCATATGACAGCAATCCACAGGAATGGATGAAATTTGCAAAATTCGACCAGTTCAG GTACACAAGGAACCTGGTGGATGAAGGGAATGGAAAGTTCAACCTGATGATACTCTGTTGGGGAGAGGGTCACGGCAG CAGTATCCATGACCACACAGACTCCCACTGTTTCATGAAGTTGCTGCAAGGCCAGCTGAAGGAGACGCTTTTTGAATGGCCCGATAAAAAAACATGCAACATGGTTCAGAAATCTCAGAGAATCCTGCAAACAAACCAGTGTGCCTACATCAACG ATTCCTTTGGGCTGCACAGAGTAGAGAACGCCAGTCATACAGAATGTTCGGCCAGTTTGCACCTGTACAGTCCTCCCTTCAAGACCTGCCAGACCTTTGACCAGCGGACTGGACACAAGAACACTGTCAAGATGACGTTCTGGAGCAAATTTGGAGAGAGGACTCCATTT
- the LOC129825950 gene encoding AP-3 complex subunit sigma-1 isoform X1: protein MIKAILIFNNHGKPRLSKFYEHYSEDTEQQIIRETFHLVSKRDENVCNFLEGGMLIGGSENKLIYRHYATLYFVFCVDSSESELGILDLIQVFVETLDKCFENVCELDLIFHVDKVHNILAEMVMGGMVLETNMNEIITQVDAQNKMEKSEFFPFFSLYRHLSFSLPDRTGRHSPQEFGWYCRCTCSCRICRKEHEPSRNAQKHQHWRHQHKSAKLTFLQIAA from the exons ATGATTAAAGCCATACTAATATTCAACAACCATGGAAAACCTCGGCTTTCTAAATTCTACGAGCATTAC AGTGAAGACACAGAACAACAAATCATCAGAGAAACATTTCATCTGGTATCCAAAAGGGATGAGAACGTCTGCAATTTCCTAGAAGGTGGAAT GTTGATCGGCGGGTCAGAGAACAAGCTCATCTACAGACACTATGCTACGCTCTACTTCGTATTCTGCGTCGATTCCTCGGAGAGTGAGCTTGGCATCCTTGACCTTATCCAG GTGTTTGTGGAAACCCTGGACAAATGCTTTGAGAATGTTTGTGAACTTGACTTAATTTTCCACGTGGACAAG GTACACAATATACTGGCAGAGATGGTGATGGGAGGAATGGTGCTCGAGACCAACATGAATGAGATCATCACGCAGGTGGACGCCCAAAACAAAATGGAGAAATCGGAG TTCTTTCCATTCTTCTCTCTTTACAGACATTTATCTTTCAGTCTCCCAGACAGGACAGGTAGACACAG TCCTCAAGAATTTG gCTGGTATTGCAGGTGCACCTGCTCGTGCCGTATCTGCCGTAAAGAACATGAACCTTCCCGAAATGCCCAGAAACATCAACATTGGAGACATCAGCATAAAAGTGCCAAACTTACCTTCCTTCAAATAGCGGCATGA